ACACCACTACCAGAACATGAATATTACAAAGAAATAATTGGTGACATTATCAAAGATACGGCTGAAGTTTTAGAGCTAGATTATGAGTGTTACGGTTCAGCTACTTGGAAACGAGAACTAAAAAAGGCTGGGGTAGAATCTGATAATTGTTTTTATTTTCAAAATGAAGCTTTAATTCGAGGTAAACTCAAGTTTGATTTAAATCAAGACCCACCTCCAGATTTAGCTTTAGAAATTGATGTTACCAGTAAATCTTTAGATCGCTTTCCTATATATGTACGGTTAGGTGTACCTGAAATTTGGTCTTATGACTCTGGAGAAATCAAAATTTACCAGTTGCAAGGTGAGGAATATCTTGAAAGAGAAACAAGTTTAGTATTTCCTAATCTGAATATTCAAGAAATTCCCTCACTAATTGAAAGATGCCGTATGGTGGGAAGACGAGTTTTCCGACAAGCGATTAGGGAGTGGGTAAAGGGACAGATGGATGAAGAAGGGTAAGGCGATGGCCATTTATCTTTACTTTAACTCGTAGTAGCTATCAGAATCTACACGCATGAATGGAGAATATGCTCGACGTTCACTATCAGGATTAACTTTAACTTTAGTTGGGTAGTCAAAACCTTCCTGATCTTCACGAATTGCTCTCCATACCAACATACGCCAACCTTCTACAGATACTAAATAACGATCTGTTGTTCTACCAGGCTTGAGCCAATATAGTCCATTGCCTACATTAATATGTTTGTCAGATTCAAAAGCTGCTGTAGAAGCAGAAACTTTTGATAGATACCGAAATGGATCGCAGTTATCTAATTTTACTATGTTATCAAAGCAATCTTTAATAGCTTTTTGAGAAAGAAAAGGAACTAAAGCTGAAGGCTTACGCATTTCCTCAAGGAATAAGAAACCTATCGCAGAAATAGTTACTTGTTTATTAGACACTTCAACCAAAGGTTCTAAAAGTTTTTTTTCTATATAAGGAACTCTTTCTTCCCATTATGCTTGGGATATTTCTGTCTCACGCTCTATTTTTTCAAATAAATCTTTATATATATCAAATTGCGATCGCTTAAACTCTACAGGAAGCGGTGGCAATTCTAGTAATGTAGTTGACTGCTCAAATATGTAATCACACTTAATTCCCTTTAACATACCCAATAAAACGGTGTAAGGAACTAGAGCTTTATATCCTCCTGTGGGATTGAGAATAATATTACTGGGATCGTAACTATCAACTTCTTGAAGAATACGTTTGACAAAGTTAACAACCCCTTCTCTTTTGAAAGTTTCAGCATCTACAACTTGAAGTCCTGTAATTCGCTCGGCTTTTGCATATATGCTATTCCTGTGATACTTGAGATATTTTTCAACAGCAA
This region of Nostoc sp. UHCC 0302 genomic DNA includes:
- a CDS encoding putative CRISPR-associated protein; the encoded protein is MIKTVICSVGTSAAKALGVHPKKLMDWVQQQKSVEDAAEQVFSTFREIVPEGENLKNKLSAEIHSLFRIGITNQDRVILLSSNTDDGYCCALAVEKYLKYHRNSIYAKAERITGLQVVDAETFKREGVVNFVKRILQEVDSYDPSNIILNPTGGYKALVPYTVLLGMLKGIKCDYIFEQSTTLLELPPLPVEFKRSQFDIYKDLFEKIERETEISQA
- a CDS encoding Uma2 family endonuclease translates to MLLTERRADRVVLYNISWQKFENLLVDLGESRAARVAYDDGTLEIMTPLPEHEYYKEIIGDIIKDTAEVLELDYECYGSATWKRELKKAGVESDNCFYFQNEALIRGKLKFDLNQDPPPDLALEIDVTSKSLDRFPIYVRLGVPEIWSYDSGEIKIYQLQGEEYLERETSLVFPNLNIQEIPSLIERCRMVGRRVFRQAIREWVKGQMDEEG